In Mycteria americana isolate JAX WOST 10 ecotype Jacksonville Zoo and Gardens chromosome 3, USCA_MyAme_1.0, whole genome shotgun sequence, a single genomic region encodes these proteins:
- the FABP7 gene encoding fatty acid-binding protein, brain yields the protein MRGGAAAAALPATPRHRSRHPQAAAMVEAFCATWKLVDSHNFDEYMKALGVGFATRQVGNVTKPTVIISSEGDKVVIRTQSTFKNTEISFKLGEEFDETTPDDRNCKSVVTLDGDKLVHVQKWDGKETNFVREIKDGKMVMTLTFGDVVAVRHYEKA from the exons atgcggggcggcgcggcggcagcggcgctccccgccaccccccggcACCGCTCTCGGCACCCGCAGGCGGCCGCCATGGTCGAGGCTTTCTGCGCCACCTGGAAGCTGGTGGACAGCCACAACTTCGACGAGTACATGAAGGCGCTGG GAGTGGGGTTTGCAACACGGCAGGTGGGGAATGTGACTAAACCCACTGTGATTATCAGCAGCGAGGGGGACAAAGTAGTCATCAGGACTCAAAGCACTTTCAAAAACACAGAAATCAGCTTTAAACTTGGAGAGGAATTTGATGAAACTACCCCTGATGACAGAAACTGCAAA TCAGTTGTGACCCTGGATGGAGACAAGCTAGTGCATGTACAGAAGTGGGACGGCAAGGAGACAAATTTTGTGAGAGAAATAAAGGATGGCAAAATGGTAATG ACTCTCACCTTTGGTGATGTGGTTGCTGTTCGCCACTATGAGAAAGCGTAG
- the SMPDL3A gene encoding cyclic GMP-AMP phosphodiesterase SMPDL3A, which yields MELRGGRAARLALGLVLLCSALEAAPAGPQPRSAVGQFWHVSDLHLDPSYHITTDRSKVCSSSKGANASDPGPFGDFLCDSPYQLILSAFAFMKDSKQQVSFMIWTGDSPPHVPVKELSTKLVISIIGNMSSTIHHFFPDLQVFPALGNHDYWPQDQLPVTTSEVYNAVADFWKPWLTDEAINTFRKGGFYTQLFESSDSSQPLRIISLNTNLYYSPNSVTVNITDPANQFAWLEGILETSSQKKEKVYIIGHVPIGYLPYARNTTAIREYYNERLVKIFRKYSSVIAGQFFGHTHRDSIMVLLDEEEKPVNSLFVAPAVTPVKNVWQMESNNPGVRLYQYDRLDYSLLDLWQFYLDLRDANKKNESNWKLEYILTKAYGIEDLKPESLYEMAKQLSVPHSTLFEQYYNNFIVSYDKTIVCEEGCKTCQICAMQYLDYSSYTDCINREATWR from the exons ATGGAGCTGCGGGGGGGACGCGCCGCCCGCTTGGCCCTCggcctggtgctgctctgctccgCGCTGGAGGCGGCGCCGGCCgggccgcagccccgctccgctgTCG ggcAGTTCTGGCATGTATCTGATCTACATTTAGATCCAAGTTACCACATTACCACTGATCGCAGCAAAGTTTGTTCTTCTTCCAAAGGAGCCAATGCCTCCGACCCAGGCCCTTTTGGAGACTTTTTGTGTGATTCTCCATATCAACTTATTTTGTCAGCATTTGCATTCATGAAGGATTCGAAACAGCAGGTTTCATTCATGATTTGGACGGG agatAGCCCTCCTCATGTTCCTGTAAAAGAACTCTCCACAAAGTTGGTCATTAGCATCATTGGCAATATGAGTTCTACAATTCATCATTTCTTTCCAGATCTTCAGGTTTTCCCGGCCTTGGGCAATCACGACTACTGGCCACAG GATCAGCTTCCCGTAACTACCAGTGAAGTTTACAATGCTGTAGCAGATTTCTGGAAGCCTTGGCTAACTGATGAAGCTATCAATACCTTTAGAAAAG GTGGCTTCTACACACAGCTGTTTGAATCCAGTGATAGCTCTCAACCACTCAGGATAATCAGTCTGAACACAAATTTATATTACAGCCCCAACAGTGTAACTGTGAATATCACTGACCCAGCCAACCAGTTTGCTTGGCTGGAGGGAATACTAGAAAcctcttcacaaaaaaaggaaaag GTCTATATAATAGGACATGTACCAATAGGATACTTGCCCTATGCAAGGAATACTACAGCTATCAGGGAGTATTACAATGAGAGACTGGTAAAGATTTTTCGCAAATACAGTAGTGTTATTGCGGGGCAGTTTTTTGGACATACACATAGAGATAGTATCATGGTCCTCCTGGATGAAGAAG aaaAGCCAGTAAATTCCTTGTTTGTGGCACCTGCTGTAACCCCAGTGAAGAATGTATGGCAAATGGAGTCCAATAACCCTGGTGTCAGATTGTATCAATATGATCGTCTTGATTATAGCTTGCTG gaTCTTTGGCAGTTTTATTTGGACCTCAGAGATGCCAACAAGAAAAACGAATCAAACTGGAAATTAGAATACATCCTGACTAAAGCTTACGGCATTGAAGACTTGAAGCCAGAAAGCCTATATGAAATGGCCAAGCAGTTGTCTGTGCCACACAGCACACTGTTTGAGCAGTATTACAATAACTTCATTGTGAGTTATGACAAAACCATTGTCTGTGAAGAGGGGTGCAAGACGTGCCAAATATGTGCAATGCAATATTTGGATTACTCCTCATACACAGATTGTATCAATCGGGAAGCAACGTGGAGATGA